The Clostridia bacterium genomic sequence GCCGGCGGATCCATTGAGGCCGAGTATCCGGGGTGGTGCAAAGCGACTGTCGACGAGACGATTAGTAGAGGGAACAACTGCATCCTGTACGGAACGACGATAAAGCTGCGCGGCCAGGGAAACGAGACCTGGGCGTTCGTGCAGTCGGGCGACGAGGGTGCGTCCTACGAGCTGTGGGTCGTCGAGCGCGAGGCGATGAAACAGGACATTTCCGTGAACGAACTCCGCCAAAAGCTGGACCAGGACGGCTTCATCGCTCTTTACATCAACTTTGAAACCGATTCCGCCACCATCCAGCAGGATTCCATGTCGCAGTTGGAGCAGGTAGCCCGGATGCTCGCGTCCGCGACCGCCCTGAAGGTGGAAGTAGCGGGCCATACGGACAATGTCGGGACGCCGGAAAGCAACCAGAAGCTCTCCGAAGCCCGCGCCAAAAGCGTGGCCGCGGCACTGGCGAGCAGGGGTGTTGCGGGCGATCGCTTGGCGGCGGCAGGCTACGGCCAGACGAAGCCCCTCGCTGACAACCGGACCGAAGACGGGCGCGCGAAGAACCGGCGGGTCGAGTTGGTGAAGCGGTAGCGTGGTGGTCGTTAGCTGGCCTTAGCAGGGGCAATCCGCAGTGTAGGACAGCCTACCCGGGCACGGCGTCCAGGGCGGAAAGATGATATGCTGGCCGACTGAGCATGCACGTA encodes the following:
- a CDS encoding OmpA family protein, with product MTWDSPYRACLAGVLLATSCLPLSAQPQDAEGCKDHPLFNRMPNFHISECEHSQFDLKRVPVGPAPAEEAENHTPKSVELEGPVFFIRYELNEDATKPSPLQTMRNFQNAARKAGGSIEAEYPGWCKATVDETISRGNNCILYGTTIKLRGQGNETWAFVQSGDEGASYELWVVEREAMKQDISVNELRQKLDQDGFIALYINFETDSATIQQDSMSQLEQVARMLASATALKVEVAGHTDNVGTPESNQKLSEARAKSVAAALASRGVAGDRLAAAGYGQTKPLADNRTEDGRAKNRRVELVKR